The following coding sequences lie in one Microvirga sp. 17 mud 1-3 genomic window:
- a CDS encoding VOC family protein gives MSRLIFVNLPVADLERATAFYEAVGATKNAQFSDHTASCMVLSETIHVMLLTHDKFRQFTPKAIADAKTTSEVLICLSAESREAVDATIDKAGASGGRMDPGPKQDYGFMYGRSFEDLDGHMWEVMWMDLEAAMAAQSEMAPA, from the coding sequence ATGTCCAGGCTGATTTTCGTAAACCTTCCCGTAGCCGATCTCGAGCGCGCAACCGCCTTCTATGAGGCTGTGGGCGCGACGAAGAACGCTCAGTTTTCCGACCATACGGCGTCCTGCATGGTTCTCTCCGAGACGATCCACGTGATGCTGCTGACCCACGACAAGTTCCGCCAGTTCACGCCCAAGGCCATTGCGGACGCGAAGACAACGAGCGAGGTGCTCATCTGCCTGTCGGCGGAAAGCCGTGAGGCTGTCGACGCAACAATCGACAAGGCGGGCGCGAGCGGCGGGCGCATGGATCCTGGCCCGAAGCAGGATTACGGCTTCATGTACGGCCGCAGCTTCGAGGACCTCGACGGTCATATGTGGGAAGTGATGTGGATGGACCTGGAAGCCGCCATGGCGGCCCAATCGGAAATGGCGCCGGCCTGA
- a CDS encoding helix-turn-helix domain-containing protein: MKLEKVTNNPKPPARRHYDDACATAHALDLVGERWALLVIRELMMGPRRFSDLRANLPGISANVLTQRLEGLEAAGIVVKRRLPPPAATQVYELTPWGYESEPIFQVLGRWAARSPHHDPTLPFSAVSLMLSFRTMLDPERAAGIDARIGFRIGEETYLAHLAEGRIDIRRGPVDGADLIVTGPAPVVAAAVYAGIPLSALEAKGELGIEGDRALAERFVTLFPLPSKVEAPAQQQES; the protein is encoded by the coding sequence ATGAAGTTAGAAAAAGTAACCAATAATCCGAAGCCGCCTGCCCGTCGTCATTACGACGATGCATGCGCGACGGCCCATGCGCTCGATCTGGTAGGCGAGCGCTGGGCGCTTCTGGTCATTCGGGAACTCATGATGGGCCCGCGGCGCTTCAGCGACTTGCGGGCCAACCTGCCGGGCATCAGCGCCAATGTGCTGACCCAGCGCCTCGAAGGGCTGGAGGCCGCCGGCATTGTCGTCAAACGCAGGCTTCCCCCACCGGCTGCGACGCAGGTCTACGAGCTTACGCCTTGGGGATATGAGAGCGAGCCGATCTTCCAGGTGCTCGGCCGCTGGGCGGCCCGCTCCCCCCATCACGATCCGACCCTGCCTTTCAGCGCCGTTTCGCTGATGCTGTCCTTCCGCACGATGCTCGATCCGGAGAGGGCAGCCGGAATCGATGCGCGGATCGGTTTTCGTATCGGAGAGGAGACCTATCTGGCTCATCTGGCGGAAGGGCGGATCGACATCCGCCGCGGCCCCGTGGACGGAGCGGATCTGATCGTCACGGGCCCTGCCCCTGTCGTAGCGGCCGCCGTGTATGCAGGCATACCCCTCTCGGCCCTCGAGGCGAAGGGCGAGCTTGGAATCGAGGGCGACCGCGCCCTCGCGGAGCGCTTCGTGACCCTGTTCCCGCTCCCGTCGAAGGTGGAAGCACCAGCGCAGCAGCAGGAGTCCTGA